A section of the Telopea speciosissima isolate NSW1024214 ecotype Mountain lineage chromosome 3, Tspe_v1, whole genome shotgun sequence genome encodes:
- the LOC122655509 gene encoding violaxanthin de-epoxidase, chloroplastic, translating to MAATTAPICFYRDETIIACSESAASCTERFSRRGSWNQRGVLELKLWSGNRHSRTFQLATSHRSFFQIVSRTSPSTSGGRSKTSSVIGIDTATCFSEIEEDIRSPSMMLNIVKKLRTAHVIAVASVMTCIFLVVPSAEAVDSLKTCACLLKECRVELAKCIANPSCAANVACLQTCNNRPDETECQIKCGDLFENKVVDEFNECAVSRKKCVPQKSDVGDFPIPDPASLAKSFNIGDFSGKWYITSGLNPTFDAFDCQLHEFHMESNKLVGNLSWRIRTPDGGFFTRSAVQRFVQDPSQPGILYNHDNEYLHYQDDWYILSAKIENKPGDYVFVYYRGRNDAWDGYGGAVVYTRSAVLPDSIIPELERAAKSVGRDFNKFIRTDNTCGPEPPLEARLEKTVEEGEKILVREVEEIEEEVEKVEKTEMTLLQKLAEGFKELKQDEENFLRGLNEEEMEILSGLKMEASEAEKLFRRALPLRKLR from the exons ATGGCAGCCACTACAGCTCCAATCTGTTTCTACCGTGATGAAACTATTATTGCATGCAGCGAATCAGCAGCTTCATGCACTGAAAGGTTCTCCAGAAGAGGGTCCTGGAATCAGCGTGGTGTGCTTGAGCTGAAACTATGGTCTGGTAATAGACACTCAAGAACTTTCCAGTTGGCAACTTCTCACAGAAGTTTCTTCCAGATAGTGTCAAGAACTTCTCCTTCAACCTCAGGTGGAAGATCCAAGACTTCTTCGGTAATTGGCATTGATACGGCTACATGCTTTTCTGAG ATAGAAGAGGATATCAGATCTCCATCTATGATGTTGAACATTGTGAAGAAGTTGAGGACAGCACATGTCATTGCAGTAGCCAGTGTTATGACATGCATTTTCTTGGTTGTTCCATCAGCAGAAGCTGTTGATTCACTCAAGACATGTGCTTGTTTATTGAAAGAGTGCAG gGTGGAGTTAGCCAAGTGCATTGCAAATCCATCTTGTGCAGCCAATGTTGCATGTCTACAGACATGTAATAATCGACCTGATGAGACTGAATGCCAG ATTAAATGTGGAGACCTGTTTGAGAACAAAGTTGTGGATGAGTTCAATGAATGTGCAGTCTCCCGCAAGAAATGTGTACCTCAGAAATCTGATGTTGGTGATTTTCCCATTCCGGATCCTGCTTCTCTTGCTAAAAGCTTCAACATTGGAGATTTCAGCGGGAAGTGGTACATAACGAGTGGTTTAAATCCAACATTTGATGCCTTTGATTGCCAATTGCATGAGTTTCATATGGAGTCAAACAAACTTGTGGGAAATTTATCATGGCGGATACGGACTCCGGATGGTGGGTTTTTCACTAGATCAGCTGTGCAGAGATTTGTTCAGGACCCATCACAACCTGGGATACTTTATAATCATGACAATGAGTATCTTCACTATCAAGATGATTG GTACATTCTGTCAGCCAAGATTGAGAATAAACCAGGCGACTACGTATTTGTATACTACCGAGGTAGAAATGATGCTTGGGACGGATATGGCGGTGCTGTTGTGTACACCAGAAGTGCAGTTTTACCTGACAGCATAATCCCTGAACTAGAAAGAGCAGCTAAAAGTGTAGGACGGGACTTCAACAAGTTCATTAGGACAGATAACACTTGTGGGCCTGAACCCCCTCTTGAAGCAAGATTGGAGAAGACAgtggaagaaggagagaagataCTTGTAAGGGAGGTagaagagattgaagaagaggtggagaaggtAGAGAAGACTGAGATGACATTGCTTCAGAAGTTGGCAGAAGGGTTTAAGGAGCTCAAGCAGGATGAGGAGAACTTTTTGAGAGGGCTGAATGAGGAAGAGATGGAGATTTTGAGTGGACTGAAAATGGAAGCAAGCGAGGCAGAGAAACTATTTCGACGAGCCTTACCATTGAGGAAGCTGAGGTAG
- the LOC122656842 gene encoding RPM1-interacting protein 4 yields the protein MAQRSHVPKFGNWESEENVPYTAYFDKARKGKSGTQMINPNDPQEYANVVSDDKSPVRAPVLKTGAEPEAAVIPGAVKPKHERRSSREDGDLRRSSDSPARYDNVVRRTSDSRTGRQSGGSSIEQSPIHPQQARVAGKGSGVSSPSWERKGSSEHNHGLAPATPGRSRLRSTTRADETLDKGAAVPKFGEWDENNPASADGYTHIFNIVREERQGGSGKVPVMPTESSTYNGHRGNKNDDSTATCCFGWCRK from the exons ATGGCG CAACGTTCGCATGTACCTAAGTTTGGAAATTGGGAGAGTGAAGAAAATGTCCcttatacagcctattttgacAAGGCAAGGAAGGGCAAGAGCGGCACACAGATGATAAATCCAAATGACCCTCAAGAATATGCAAATGTAGTTTCTGATGATAAGTCTCCAGTTCGAGCTCCTGTATTAAAGACTGGAGCTGAACCTGAGGCAGCAGTGATACCAGGAGCAGTAAAGCCAAAGCATGAGCGCCGGTCAAGCAGGGAAGATGGTGACCTTAGACGATCAAGTGATTCTCCAGCCCGCTATGATAATGTAGTACGAAGAACTAGCGACTCCAGGACTGGCAGGCAAAGTGGTGGCTCAAGCATTGAACAGTCACCCATCCATCCACAGCAGGCGAGAGTTGCAGGCAAAGGCAGTGGGGTTTCTTCACCATCCTGGGAAAGAAAGGGTTCATCTGAACATAACCATGGCTTAGCTCCCGCCACCCCTGGAAGATCACGACTGAGATCGACTACTCGAGCAGATGAAACT CTTGATAAAGGAGCTGCCGTACCAAAATTTGGTGAATGGGATGAGAACAACCCAGCATCGGCTGATGGGTATACTCACATCTTCAATATAGTGAGGGAGGAGAGGCAGGGTGGGTCAGGAAAGGTACCAGTCATGCCAACAGAGTCATCTACTTACAATGGTCATCGGGGGAACAAAAATGATGATTCTACT GCTACTTGCTGCTTTGGGTGGTGCAGAAAATGA